A single window of Streptococcus cristatus ATCC 51100 DNA harbors:
- the essB gene encoding type VII secretion protein EssB: MTEERFVFGEQPFIYEKNETSWQLRLKRSDVASQDLRELLLLDLHHPLFLEQTMEADEDSVAFTYELEPYGLSYGELKTRTISERLRLALNVFSLESALDLPVTFLLHPDNLFITKNAQAKIAYRGVPGIMTPHSLSAEDFLRQAKCFTVTLFSDLDFMDLYNGSLELETLPDFLNELRQTTTISDAIAVLEKYYLEKAAQEKANLVLVPSRRHRVFKLATIWLTAGIILLFIPLVYLIFLQNPFKEKLLQADTAFIKVDYSGVITELEGVAPSSLPNTQKYELAYSYIQGLEFSSDQKKVILNNVTLKSDELYLIYWIQIGRNKFEDALDTAKRINDSDLILYALTQEIKQVREDDKLSGKDREAKLDSLENEYKKYWDSRSELLASESSSSTSSQQDEASDSKSSTETKSSASSSN; this comes from the coding sequence GTGACTGAAGAAAGATTTGTATTTGGCGAACAGCCATTTATCTATGAAAAAAATGAAACAAGCTGGCAGCTGAGACTGAAGAGATCTGATGTAGCCAGTCAGGATTTGCGTGAGCTCCTGCTTTTGGATTTGCATCATCCCCTCTTTTTGGAGCAGACTATGGAGGCAGATGAGGATAGTGTGGCGTTTACATATGAATTAGAGCCTTACGGACTTAGCTATGGAGAACTCAAGACTCGTACGATTTCAGAGCGGCTTCGTTTAGCGCTGAATGTGTTTTCTCTAGAGTCAGCCTTAGATCTACCAGTGACTTTTCTGCTCCATCCAGATAATCTCTTTATCACTAAGAATGCTCAAGCTAAAATCGCTTATAGAGGTGTACCAGGGATCATGACTCCCCATTCTTTATCAGCAGAGGACTTTTTACGTCAGGCTAAATGTTTTACAGTGACACTTTTTAGCGACTTAGACTTTATGGATCTCTACAATGGATCGCTAGAATTAGAAACTCTACCAGACTTTCTTAACGAGCTACGCCAGACAACGACCATATCAGATGCGATAGCTGTCTTAGAAAAATATTATTTGGAGAAAGCGGCTCAGGAAAAGGCAAATTTAGTTTTGGTGCCAAGCAGGCGCCACCGAGTTTTTAAATTAGCAACGATCTGGTTGACAGCAGGTATCATTCTGCTCTTCATTCCTTTAGTCTATCTGATTTTCCTACAAAATCCTTTTAAAGAAAAACTTTTGCAGGCAGATACTGCTTTCATCAAAGTTGACTATAGTGGGGTAATCACAGAGTTAGAAGGAGTAGCACCCTCTAGCCTGCCAAATACTCAAAAGTATGAATTAGCTTACTCTTATATTCAAGGTTTGGAGTTTTCTTCCGATCAAAAGAAGGTTATTCTTAATAATGTGACCCTCAAATCAGATGAGCTTTATCTGATTTATTGGATTCAAATTGGTCGCAATAAGTTTGAGGATGCTCTAGATACTGCGAAGCGTATTAATGATAGCGACTTGATTCTTTATGCTTTGACCCAAGAAATCAAGCAAGTTCGTGAGGATGATAAGTTGTCAGGCAAAGACCGTGAAGCCAAACTGGATTCCTTGGAAAACGAGTACAAGAAATATTGGGATAGTCGAAGTGAGCTTTTAGCAAGTGAGTCTAGCTCTAGTACATCCAGTCAGCAAGATGAAGCCTCTGATAGCAAGTCTTCAACTGAGACGAAATCTAGTGCGTCCTCGAGCAACTAA
- a CDS encoding EsaB/YukD family protein, translating into MEQHINITLRLRNRDVDIRIPQRIEVRRLIREIDNIFNPDIKRKKYQLRIVNKGLLIDEGKYLSDYPMTTGDLVEIEEILGD; encoded by the coding sequence ATGGAACAACATATCAATATTACTCTGCGCTTAAGAAATAGGGATGTAGATATCAGAATTCCCCAGCGGATTGAAGTACGCAGGCTGATTCGAGAAATTGATAATATTTTCAATCCAGATATAAAGCGAAAAAAGTACCAGCTACGGATTGTCAATAAAGGTTTACTAATTGATGAGGGTAAATACTTGTCGGATTATCCTATGACGACAGGAGATTTAGTAGAGATAGAGGAGATACTAGGTGACTGA
- the essC gene encoding type VII secretion protein EssC, with product MTKQVIFYTKGLRYEVGVEGDKTFLLGATEKAQVYLQQQDRPIQLKSDGEEVFYQYGEEVGLLKDGLALGDTVFYLRDAEPRVYDLLDQQELHVGSQKGALIKLDEDIELLLKKSQGSWTLTRLKGDFYRNNHLEKKDQQILNFGDEISIGSVTIKIYPDEVWLYGFAQAGSQLALRDPSRYGFYEDYPDYHRSPRIIYRSSEEKIQIAPPSKEPNKPSDELLRLIVPPLLMVGVTVLITLVQPRGIYILATVVMSIASVIFSVRGFFKNRKKYKADKKERIDLYRLYLKDKAIELARLEREQKEGMHYHFPTVLELTDLVESYNHRIYEKTSLHFDFLYYRLGLGKLPTSYQLTYGQEERSGKKDALEEEGYALYSRHKKIPDMPIPANLSHGPVGYVGPRNLVLEQLQLLVMQLATFHSYHDVQFITILPEEERDQWSWMRWLPHAKLQELNVRGFVYNQRTRDQVLNSLNQILKLRRSQKEEASHKESTLFHPHYVVLVTDEKLILDHVIMEFFTEDPTELGCSLVFVEDVMSSLSENIQTVINIKDRNTGQLVMEEGVLKETDFRLDHFPADYDKERIARTLAPLNHLQNLKSSIPDTVTFMEMYGVETFEDLQVSSRWKKNAPYKSLAVPIGLRGKDDLVQLNLHEKAHGPHGLIAGTTGSGKSETIQSYILSLAVNFHPHDVAFLLIDYKGGGMANLFKNLPHLLGTITNLDGAQSMRALASINAEIHRRERLFGEFEVNHINQYQKKFRNGEATEPLPHLFLISDEFAELKVNQPDFIKELVSIARVGRSLGVHLILATQKPSGVVDDQIWSNSRFKLALKVADRGDSMEMLHTPDAAEITQTGRAYLQVGNNEVYELFQSAWSGADYQPDKDDMGIEDHTIYLINELGQYEILNEDLSGLEEADEIKEVPTELDAIVQHIQLLCEEQNIPPVPQPWLPPLKERITLEDLEVVQPAEAWKQEKSLSFLLGMADIPQAQKQEAVSINLSKDGHVLLYGSPGTGKTTFLQSVAMDLARKHSPKALTMYLMDFGTNGLAPLSKLPQVADTMLLDQAEKISKFVRIMERELNRRKKLLSDYGVGTLDLYRQASGQEEPSIVILLDSYEAIKEEAYEAEVFKLLVRISREGLSIGVHLLMTAGRQSNLRAQLYSNFKHQLSLPQNDVSEVRSIVGSTPLAMTMEDIKGRALIKREEVDVIQLALPVAGVNDAQVLNNLRQEVASLQEAWSGQRPSAIPMVPEELTEAEFYGRASVQAAYEQGLVPLGLDLETVEPVTWNLTKGNLLYLTDKEEQMVTFVKHIAKGQQKVIVLAPKYHNLPEMEGVTILASPEEYLEGLDMMEFKVQERLEKKQRDHVATVVVYNLTELVGELNSEVLDTLAYVLEKGSRAGYGSIVMSSPALAKHIDVVSKIARSYKQAVVGLRLSDQSVLTVTNRSVREPQLEEQEHYYVADGLASKMKVLMI from the coding sequence ATGACAAAACAAGTAATTTTCTATACAAAAGGCCTACGCTATGAAGTAGGAGTGGAAGGAGATAAAACATTCCTGCTCGGTGCAACGGAGAAGGCTCAAGTCTATCTCCAGCAACAAGACAGACCTATACAGCTGAAGTCAGATGGTGAGGAGGTCTTCTACCAATATGGTGAGGAAGTTGGACTATTGAAGGACGGCTTGGCACTGGGGGATACAGTCTTTTATCTGCGGGATGCCGAGCCACGAGTCTATGATCTTTTAGATCAGCAGGAGCTCCATGTCGGATCTCAAAAAGGCGCTCTTATCAAACTGGACGAAGATATTGAGCTTCTTTTGAAAAAGTCTCAAGGTAGCTGGACTCTGACACGGCTCAAGGGAGACTTTTATCGAAACAACCACTTAGAAAAAAAGGATCAGCAGATCCTCAACTTTGGTGATGAAATTAGTATTGGATCTGTGACTATCAAGATATATCCAGATGAAGTATGGCTTTATGGCTTTGCTCAGGCTGGTAGTCAGTTAGCTTTGAGGGATCCGTCTCGTTACGGATTTTATGAAGATTATCCCGACTACCATCGTTCCCCTCGGATTATCTATCGAAGCTCAGAGGAAAAAATCCAGATTGCTCCGCCAAGTAAAGAGCCTAATAAGCCTAGTGATGAGCTCTTAAGACTGATTGTGCCTCCCCTTCTCATGGTTGGGGTGACGGTGCTGATTACACTAGTCCAGCCACGGGGGATTTATATTCTGGCTACGGTTGTTATGTCTATTGCCAGTGTTATCTTTTCTGTTCGTGGCTTCTTTAAAAATCGTAAGAAATATAAGGCTGATAAGAAGGAACGGATCGATCTTTATCGTCTCTATTTGAAAGATAAGGCCATAGAATTGGCTCGTTTGGAGCGGGAACAAAAAGAAGGAATGCATTATCACTTTCCGACTGTTCTGGAGTTGACCGATCTAGTTGAGAGCTACAATCACCGGATTTATGAAAAGACATCACTTCATTTTGACTTTCTTTACTACCGTTTGGGGCTAGGCAAACTCCCAACTAGCTACCAGCTGACCTATGGGCAAGAGGAGCGCAGTGGGAAGAAAGATGCGCTAGAGGAAGAGGGATACGCTCTCTATAGTCGTCATAAAAAGATTCCGGATATGCCTATTCCTGCTAATCTTAGCCATGGTCCAGTGGGCTATGTTGGCCCGAGAAATCTAGTATTGGAGCAGTTGCAACTTCTAGTCATGCAGCTTGCCACCTTCCACTCTTACCATGATGTGCAGTTTATTACGATCTTGCCTGAGGAGGAGAGAGACCAATGGTCTTGGATGCGTTGGCTTCCCCATGCTAAGCTTCAAGAGCTAAATGTTCGCGGTTTTGTTTACAATCAACGGACACGGGACCAAGTTTTAAACAGTTTGAACCAAATCTTAAAACTGCGCCGTAGCCAAAAAGAGGAAGCCTCTCATAAGGAGAGCACGCTTTTCCATCCCCATTACGTTGTTTTAGTGACAGATGAAAAGCTGATTTTGGATCATGTGATCATGGAGTTCTTTACCGAAGATCCGACGGAATTAGGCTGTTCTCTCGTATTTGTAGAGGATGTGATGAGTTCCTTGTCTGAGAATATCCAGACGGTTATCAATATCAAGGACCGCAATACGGGACAACTGGTCATGGAAGAAGGAGTCTTGAAGGAAACCGACTTCCGCTTGGATCATTTCCCAGCAGATTATGACAAGGAGCGAATTGCTCGTACCTTGGCACCGCTCAATCACTTGCAGAATCTCAAGAGTTCGATTCCAGATACCGTTACCTTTATGGAGATGTATGGAGTGGAGACCTTTGAGGACTTACAGGTATCAAGTCGTTGGAAAAAGAATGCCCCTTATAAAAGCTTAGCCGTGCCGATTGGGTTACGTGGCAAGGATGACCTGGTTCAGCTCAACCTGCATGAAAAGGCCCATGGGCCTCATGGTTTGATTGCAGGAACGACGGGTTCAGGGAAGTCAGAAACCATCCAGTCCTATATTCTGAGTCTGGCTGTCAACTTCCATCCTCATGATGTCGCCTTTCTCCTCATCGACTACAAGGGTGGGGGAATGGCCAATCTCTTCAAGAACCTGCCCCATCTCTTGGGGACCATTACCAACTTGGATGGTGCCCAATCCATGCGGGCTTTGGCTTCTATCAATGCGGAGATCCATCGTCGTGAACGGCTCTTTGGAGAGTTTGAAGTCAATCACATCAATCAATACCAGAAGAAATTTAGGAATGGGGAAGCGACCGAGCCCTTACCTCATCTCTTTCTCATCTCGGATGAGTTTGCAGAGCTCAAGGTTAACCAGCCCGACTTTATCAAGGAGCTGGTATCTATCGCTCGGGTCGGGCGTTCCCTCGGAGTTCACTTGATCCTAGCCACTCAGAAGCCGTCTGGGGTCGTAGATGATCAGATCTGGTCCAACTCCCGCTTTAAGTTGGCGCTTAAGGTAGCCGATCGTGGCGACTCTATGGAAATGCTTCATACACCAGATGCGGCAGAGATCACTCAGACAGGCCGAGCTTATCTGCAAGTCGGCAATAATGAAGTCTATGAACTCTTCCAGTCAGCTTGGTCGGGGGCGGACTACCAGCCGGATAAGGATGATATGGGGATTGAGGATCATACCATCTATCTGATCAATGAATTGGGTCAATATGAGATTTTGAATGAAGACCTATCCGGCTTAGAAGAGGCAGATGAGATCAAGGAAGTTCCGACCGAGCTGGATGCGATCGTGCAACATATCCAGCTCCTGTGTGAAGAGCAGAATATCCCGCCAGTACCACAACCTTGGTTGCCACCGTTGAAAGAGCGAATCACACTAGAGGACTTGGAAGTCGTGCAGCCAGCAGAGGCTTGGAAGCAAGAGAAGTCTCTTTCCTTCCTACTCGGGATGGCGGATATCCCACAGGCACAGAAGCAAGAAGCTGTCTCTATCAACCTCTCTAAGGATGGGCATGTCCTTCTTTACGGAAGTCCAGGTACAGGGAAGACCACCTTCCTGCAAAGTGTGGCTATGGACTTAGCGAGAAAGCACAGTCCCAAGGCCCTTACTATGTACTTGATGGACTTTGGGACCAATGGTCTAGCGCCCTTGTCTAAGCTTCCGCAGGTGGCAGATACCATGCTTTTAGATCAAGCAGAGAAGATTTCTAAGTTTGTGCGGATTATGGAGCGAGAGCTCAACCGCCGTAAGAAACTCCTATCGGACTATGGCGTTGGGACCTTGGATCTCTATCGTCAGGCTAGCGGTCAAGAAGAGCCTTCTATTGTCATTCTCTTAGATAGCTATGAGGCAATCAAGGAAGAGGCCTATGAGGCAGAGGTCTTCAAGCTCTTAGTGAGAATCTCCCGTGAAGGTCTCAGCATCGGAGTGCATCTATTAATGACAGCGGGCCGTCAGTCTAACCTTCGGGCCCAACTCTACTCTAACTTCAAGCACCAGCTGAGCCTGCCACAGAATGATGTGAGCGAAGTTCGCTCGATTGTGGGATCTACGCCATTAGCTATGACCATGGAAGATATCAAGGGTCGAGCGCTCATTAAGCGTGAGGAAGTTGATGTCATCCAGCTGGCTCTGCCAGTAGCGGGTGTCAATGATGCGCAAGTCCTCAATAACCTTCGTCAGGAAGTCGCTTCTCTCCAAGAAGCTTGGAGCGGACAACGACCAAGTGCCATTCCGATGGTACCAGAGGAGTTGACGGAGGCAGAATTCTATGGTCGTGCAAGTGTACAGGCTGCCTATGAACAAGGACTCGTACCTCTGGGACTAGACTTGGAGACAGTTGAGCCGGTTACGTGGAATCTAACTAAAGGAAATCTCCTCTACTTAACAGATAAGGAAGAGCAGATGGTAACCTTCGTGAAGCACATTGCCAAAGGGCAACAGAAGGTCATTGTCTTGGCGCCAAAGTATCATAATCTGCCTGAAATGGAAGGTGTGACGATTCTTGCAAGTCCAGAGGAATATCTAGAAGGATTAGATATGATGGAGTTCAAGGTTCAGGAGCGTTTAGAAAAGAAACAGAGAGACCATGTCGCAACAGTAGTTGTTTACAATTTAACCGAATTGGTGGGAGAATTAAACTCAGAAGTGCTTGATACTCTAGCTTATGTCTTAGAAAAGGGATCTCGGGCTGGTTATGGCTCAATCGTAATGAGTTCACCAGCGCTCGCTAAACATATTGATGTGGTCTCAAAAATTGCTCGTTCTTATAAGCAGGCTGTTGTAGGACTTCGGTTAAGCGACCAATCAGTTCTGACCGTGACTAATAGGTCTGTCCGTGAGCCACAGTTGGAAGAACAAGAACACTACTATGTAGCCGATGGATTGGCAAGTAAAATGAAAGTATTAATGATATAG